In one Micromonospora polyrhachis genomic region, the following are encoded:
- a CDS encoding TetR/AcrR family transcriptional regulator, with product MSVSTRRERLRTATLAEIKENARRLLVAGGPQAISLRAIARDMGMTAPAIYRYFPSLDALVTALVGDLLEEMRQAVAAARDTAGDDPARQLGAMARAFRHWSVGHPVEFALIFGTPVPELFPAHDYGDLDQPSARLGEQFIQPIIELWRRGPFPAPPRDQIEQRLGHLLQPLRRNHPDLPVEVAYVFLAGWSRLYGLVAMEVFRLFDWAVTEVETLFELELEQFAGQLMADPPTSENTPS from the coding sequence ATGTCCGTATCTACCCGCCGGGAACGGCTGCGTACCGCCACCCTTGCCGAAATCAAGGAAAACGCACGCCGACTCCTCGTGGCCGGCGGCCCCCAGGCGATCTCACTGCGGGCCATCGCCCGCGACATGGGCATGACCGCCCCTGCCATCTACCGCTACTTCCCCAGCCTCGACGCGCTCGTCACCGCGCTCGTCGGCGACCTGTTAGAGGAGATGCGACAGGCCGTCGCGGCGGCCCGCGACACCGCCGGTGACGATCCGGCCCGACAGCTCGGTGCTATGGCCCGGGCCTTCCGCCACTGGTCCGTCGGACACCCGGTCGAGTTCGCGCTGATCTTCGGCACACCGGTACCCGAGCTGTTTCCCGCCCACGACTACGGCGACCTGGATCAGCCCAGCGCCCGACTCGGCGAGCAGTTCATCCAGCCGATCATCGAGCTGTGGCGTCGTGGCCCGTTCCCCGCCCCACCCCGGGACCAGATCGAGCAGCGGTTGGGCCACCTCCTCCAGCCGCTCCGGCGCAACCATCCGGATCTGCCGGTCGAGGTCGCCTACGTCTTCCTCGCCGGTTGGAGCCGGCTCTACGGTCTGGTCGCCATGGAGGTCTTCCGCCTTTTCGACTGGGCGGTGACCGAGGTCGAAACGCTGTTCGAACTGGAACTGGAGCAGTTCGCGGGCCAACTGATGGCCGACCCACCGACGAGCGAGAACACGCCCTCCTAG
- a CDS encoding phytoene desaturase family protein, producing the protein MGDKLPTRADVVIVGSGHNGLVSAILLARAGLDVLVLEAADVIGGATRTEQPFPKVPQLLHSTGSYLLGLMPPELIATLDVHIPVLRRDPHYFLPTPGGPGSPYLLMGSDRAATRAQLAAFFSPADVAADDAMQAELAQLRDDLAPAWLAEPLPVEEIAERYLRPSLRQVFVDLVRGSVVDYLARFDFRSELLISMYAVTDGLSGLTAGPDDPGTGNNFLVHNMCRLPGADGTWMIAAGGMGTVSRTFAEAARAAGARIHTGTPVSAVTLAGGAASGVVLANGREIAAEVVLGACDPYRLLDLLPDGAAPAELTARMTAARRPGSTLKLNLALTGLPRFTCLPPDAPSPFGSTIHLLPGSASLLAGDGGQSPLTALRGMWADVQAGRLPDEPTIEWYLHTTVDPSLQDPAGHHSSALFVQSVPYSLGGTTWDAALPSYVDRLLAICERYAPGTADLVADAVPLAPPGIEEHFGITGGHIHHVDNTVSFTDRMPYATGVDGVYAGSAGCHPAGSVIGAAGHNAARRILADLGR; encoded by the coding sequence ATGGGTGACAAGCTGCCGACCCGCGCCGACGTGGTGATCGTCGGATCCGGGCACAACGGTCTGGTGTCCGCGATCCTGCTCGCCCGCGCCGGGCTCGACGTGCTGGTACTGGAGGCGGCCGACGTGATCGGCGGGGCCACCCGCACCGAGCAGCCGTTCCCGAAGGTGCCGCAGCTACTGCACTCCACCGGGTCGTACCTGCTCGGTCTCATGCCCCCGGAGTTGATCGCCACGCTGGACGTGCACATCCCGGTGCTACGCCGCGACCCACACTACTTCCTGCCCACGCCGGGCGGCCCCGGCTCGCCGTACCTGCTGATGGGGTCCGACCGGGCGGCGACCCGCGCGCAACTGGCGGCCTTCTTCTCCCCCGCCGACGTGGCCGCCGACGACGCCATGCAGGCCGAGCTGGCCCAACTCCGCGACGACCTGGCCCCGGCCTGGCTCGCCGAGCCGCTACCGGTCGAGGAGATCGCCGAGCGCTACCTGCGGCCCTCCCTGCGACAGGTCTTCGTCGACCTGGTTCGTGGCTCGGTCGTCGACTACCTGGCCCGCTTCGACTTCCGCTCCGAACTGCTGATCTCCATGTACGCCGTCACCGACGGCCTCTCCGGGCTCACCGCCGGCCCGGACGACCCCGGCACCGGCAACAACTTCCTGGTGCACAACATGTGCCGGCTCCCCGGTGCCGACGGCACCTGGATGATCGCCGCCGGGGGGATGGGCACCGTCTCCCGGACCTTCGCCGAAGCCGCCCGCGCCGCCGGGGCCAGGATCCACACTGGTACGCCGGTCAGCGCGGTCACCCTGGCCGGTGGCGCGGCCAGCGGTGTCGTCCTGGCCAACGGGCGGGAGATCGCGGCCGAGGTGGTCCTCGGCGCGTGCGACCCGTACCGGCTGCTGGACCTGCTGCCCGACGGCGCGGCACCCGCCGAACTGACCGCACGGATGACGGCGGCCCGCCGTCCCGGCAGCACACTGAAGCTCAACCTGGCGCTGACCGGTCTGCCCCGCTTCACCTGTCTGCCGCCGGACGCGCCGAGCCCGTTCGGCTCCACCATCCACCTGCTGCCCGGCTCGGCCTCGCTGCTGGCCGGTGACGGCGGCCAGTCGCCGCTGACGGCACTGCGCGGGATGTGGGCCGACGTGCAGGCCGGGCGGCTGCCCGACGAGCCGACCATCGAGTGGTATCTGCACACCACCGTGGACCCGTCCCTACAGGACCCGGCCGGGCACCACTCCTCGGCCCTGTTCGTGCAGTCCGTGCCCTACTCGCTGGGCGGTACGACCTGGGACGCGGCCCTGCCGTCCTACGTGGACCGACTGCTGGCCATCTGCGAGCGGTACGCCCCGGGCACCGCCGACCTGGTCGCCGACGCCGTGCCGCTGGCCCCGCCCGGGATCGAGGAACACTTCGGCATCACCGGCGGGCACATCCACCACGTCGACAACACGGTCTCGTTCACCGACCGGATGCCGTACGCCACCGGAGTCGACGGGGTGTACGCCGGCAGCGCCGGTTGCCACCCGGCGGGCAGTGTCATCGGCGCCGCCGGACACAACGCCGCTCGCCGCATCCTGGCCGACCTCGGTCGCTGA
- a CDS encoding Rieske 2Fe-2S domain-containing protein: MRLTGTGHASMRIDTAAGSILCDPWVNPAYFASWFPFPDNSQLDWETLGQTDYLYVSHLHRDHFDAEHLKRFVSKKATVLLPEYPTSELEDELRELGFTSFLRTKTNEVVELDGGLKVMIQALTSPTDGPIGDSSLWVEHDGIRLLNQNDARPTDLSVFTELGHVHAHMLQFSGAIWYPMVYELPTAAKTAFGKQKRDRQFDRTWRYIDDLKASHVFPIAGPPCFLDDELWQFNDIHGDEGNIFPDQQVFLDEYAKVGGTNGVVLLPGSVSEITADGCETTHPMPVAEFFANKVAHLEEMRERKRPIIEAEKASWRHPEIDVLKEMKRRIEPLLEESVYLAKGVGGPVRFDLVGYDGESIESIVVDFPGKQVRPYADEKVRYRFRTERALVEHLLHIEEVDWVNSLFLSCRFSAARIGQYNEFVYAFFKCLSQERLQYAEGWYAEQKPDAEDIKLGDWIVQRRCPHLKADLTRFGVIDGDQLTCQLHGWRFDLPSGRCLTSVGHELRSRRADEPAPSESVPSESVPSESVPSEVADA; the protein is encoded by the coding sequence GTGCGACTGACCGGTACGGGACACGCCAGCATGCGGATCGACACAGCCGCGGGCAGCATCTTGTGTGACCCGTGGGTTAATCCCGCCTATTTCGCCTCCTGGTTCCCATTCCCCGACAATTCACAGCTGGACTGGGAAACCCTCGGGCAGACCGACTACCTCTACGTCTCCCACCTGCACCGGGACCACTTCGACGCGGAACACCTGAAGCGCTTCGTGTCGAAGAAGGCGACCGTGCTGTTGCCGGAGTACCCCACCTCCGAGCTGGAGGACGAGCTGCGCGAGCTGGGCTTCACCAGCTTCCTGCGCACCAAGACCAACGAGGTCGTCGAGCTCGACGGCGGACTCAAGGTCATGATCCAGGCACTGACCAGCCCGACGGATGGCCCGATCGGCGACTCCTCGCTCTGGGTGGAGCACGACGGGATCCGACTGCTCAACCAGAACGATGCCCGTCCCACCGACCTGAGCGTCTTCACCGAACTCGGCCACGTGCATGCGCACATGCTCCAGTTCTCCGGTGCCATCTGGTATCCGATGGTCTACGAGCTGCCCACGGCCGCGAAGACCGCGTTCGGCAAGCAGAAGCGGGATCGGCAGTTCGACCGGACCTGGCGCTACATCGACGACCTGAAGGCGTCGCACGTCTTCCCGATCGCCGGTCCGCCGTGCTTCCTCGACGACGAGCTGTGGCAGTTCAACGACATCCACGGTGACGAGGGCAACATCTTCCCCGACCAGCAGGTCTTCCTCGACGAGTACGCCAAGGTCGGCGGCACCAACGGGGTGGTTCTGCTGCCCGGCAGTGTCTCCGAGATCACCGCCGACGGCTGCGAGACCACGCACCCGATGCCGGTGGCCGAGTTCTTCGCCAACAAGGTCGCGCACCTGGAGGAGATGCGGGAGCGCAAGCGGCCGATCATCGAGGCGGAGAAGGCCTCCTGGCGGCATCCGGAGATCGACGTCCTCAAGGAGATGAAGCGGCGGATCGAGCCGCTGCTGGAGGAGTCGGTCTACCTCGCCAAGGGCGTCGGCGGCCCGGTCCGGTTCGACCTGGTCGGCTACGACGGCGAGTCGATCGAGTCGATCGTGGTGGACTTCCCGGGCAAGCAGGTCCGGCCGTACGCCGACGAGAAGGTTCGCTACCGGTTCCGTACCGAGCGGGCGCTGGTCGAGCACCTGTTGCACATCGAAGAGGTCGACTGGGTCAACTCGCTGTTCCTCTCCTGCCGATTCTCGGCGGCCCGGATCGGCCAGTACAACGAGTTCGTCTACGCCTTCTTCAAGTGCCTGTCGCAGGAGCGGTTGCAGTACGCCGAGGGCTGGTACGCCGAGCAGAAGCCGGACGCCGAGGACATCAAGCTTGGCGACTGGATCGTGCAGCGGCGCTGCCCGCACCTGAAGGCCGACCTGACCCGGTTCGGCGTCATCGACGGCGACCAGCTGACCTGCCAGCTGCACGGCTGGCGCTTCGACCTGCCCAGTGGGCGCTGCCTGACCAGTGTCGGCCACGAGTTGCGCTCCCGTCGTGCGGACGAGCCCGCCCCCAGCGAGTCAGTCCCCAGCGAGTCAGTCCCCAGTGAGTCGGTACCCAGCGAGGTAGCCGACGCGTAG
- a CDS encoding DUF2631 domain-containing protein, whose amino-acid sequence MAGSEPVTSPDQRKPGHRKAGQIGAVVTAVLLLLMLIGNHEGNVENIWLVGIALGLLAIVIGDVVLRRNGLRS is encoded by the coding sequence GTGGCAGGAAGCGAGCCGGTAACGTCGCCAGACCAGCGCAAGCCGGGGCACCGCAAGGCGGGCCAAATCGGTGCGGTCGTCACCGCGGTACTGCTGCTGCTCATGTTGATCGGCAACCACGAGGGCAACGTCGAGAACATCTGGCTGGTGGGGATCGCGCTGGGCCTGCTGGCCATTGTCATCGGCGACGTCGTACTGCGCCGCAACGGTCTGCGCTCCTGA
- a CDS encoding DivIVA domain-containing protein, translated as MAEQGQRFRRKALRRGYKVDEVDDFLDRVEAILAGEQSGAPITAQEVHDVVFRVRFNGYDEWQVDLHLDRVERQLAELEERGGRKRSADSRPADRSGPPDRMGPPDRPDRMGPPDRPDRMGPPDRMGPPDRPDRMGPPDRMGPPERMGPPDRPDRMGPPERMGPPAMRDDVGHPPVAPPMPPRQMPAPAGPPERYGRYDQPSSSSSGGGDYEGSHGDFDGSRGQGGPGRSRGPGGYDGRPGPDGQFEQFEQFERREPGRHGKPEMTTEILLPEPGSRLGGGRSQSDPRGPGRNVGPGVPPMAGPPSGGAPSGGPGFGGPSMAGPPAGGAPSGPGFGGPPAAGPPMAGPPLAGGSDAQRIDHIRRTFQVRRFGSGYDPRQVDQLFEDILVSLAGRGPLPVNPAELETIQFELVSGGYFEAEVDAALKEVKDLLMRRS; from the coding sequence GTGGCGGAACAGGGTCAGCGTTTCCGGCGTAAGGCGCTGCGCCGGGGCTACAAGGTCGACGAGGTGGATGACTTTCTCGACCGGGTCGAGGCCATCCTCGCTGGCGAGCAGTCCGGGGCACCGATCACTGCCCAGGAGGTTCACGACGTCGTCTTCCGCGTCCGCTTCAACGGTTATGACGAGTGGCAGGTCGACCTGCATCTGGACCGGGTCGAGCGGCAGTTGGCCGAGTTGGAGGAGCGCGGCGGAAGGAAGCGGTCCGCCGACTCCCGACCGGCGGACCGGTCGGGCCCCCCGGATCGGATGGGCCCCCCGGATCGGCCGGATCGGATGGGTCCGCCGGATCGGCCGGATCGGATGGGTCCGCCGGATCGGATGGGTCCTCCGGATCGGCCGGATCGGATGGGCCCCCCGGATCGGATGGGTCCGCCAGAGCGGATGGGTCCTCCGGATCGGCCGGATCGGATGGGTCCGCCAGAGCGGATGGGTCCTCCGGCGATGCGCGACGATGTTGGTCACCCCCCGGTTGCCCCGCCGATGCCCCCCCGACAGATGCCGGCTCCGGCCGGCCCGCCGGAGCGGTACGGTCGGTACGACCAGCCCTCCAGCAGCTCGTCTGGGGGCGGCGACTACGAGGGTTCTCATGGTGACTTCGACGGCTCACGTGGGCAGGGTGGCCCGGGTCGTTCCCGGGGCCCGGGCGGCTACGACGGGCGCCCCGGCCCGGATGGCCAGTTCGAGCAGTTCGAGCAGTTCGAACGGCGTGAGCCGGGCCGGCACGGTAAGCCGGAGATGACGACCGAGATCCTGTTGCCGGAACCGGGCAGCCGTCTGGGTGGCGGCCGGAGTCAATCCGACCCGCGTGGGCCGGGCCGAAATGTGGGGCCGGGCGTGCCGCCGATGGCGGGCCCGCCGTCAGGGGGAGCGCCGTCGGGCGGGCCAGGGTTTGGTGGCCCATCCATGGCAGGCCCGCCGGCTGGGGGCGCACCCAGCGGGCCAGGGTTCGGTGGCCCGCCCGCAGCTGGGCCCCCCATGGCTGGCCCGCCATTGGCCGGTGGCAGCGACGCGCAGCGGATCGACCATATTCGGCGGACTTTCCAGGTACGGCGGTTCGGCAGCGGCTACGACCCGCGACAGGTCGATCAGTTGTTCGAGGACATTCTGGTGAGCCTGGCGGGTCGCGGCCCGCTGCCGGTCAACCCGGCCGAGCTGGAGACGATTCAGTTCGAGCTGGTGTCGGGTGGCTACTTCGAGGCCGAGGTCGACGCGGCGCTCAAGGAAGTCAAGGACCTGCTCATGCGGCGAAGCTGA
- the rlmN gene encoding 23S rRNA (adenine(2503)-C(2))-methyltransferase RlmN, with amino-acid sequence MTSLPVIPISPDAPVGATIASPRASMPPRHLADLDLPGRQALVKELGEPAFRAKQMSTHYFGRLVRDPAQMTDLPAATRDRLAGALLPTLLRPVRELVCDDGATRKALWRLHDGSMVESVLMGYPDRVTVCISSQAGCGMACPFCATGQAGLTRNLSTAEIVDQAVYLAGVAASGAVAGSPSRLSHVVFMGMGEPLANYSRVIAAIRRLCAPAPEGLGLSQRHITVSTVGLVPAMRRLTAEDLSVTLALSLHAPDDELRDELVPVNQRWKVTEVLDAAWDYAARTGRRVSIEYAMIRDVNDQPWRADLLGRLLAGRLAHVNLIPLNPTPGSRWDASPKPVEREFVRRLRAAGVSTTVRDTRGREIDGACGQLAAAEGET; translated from the coding sequence ATGACAAGCCTGCCCGTGATCCCGATCAGTCCGGACGCCCCCGTCGGAGCCACCATCGCTTCGCCCCGCGCGTCGATGCCACCCCGCCACCTTGCCGACCTCGACCTGCCCGGGCGGCAGGCGCTGGTCAAGGAGTTGGGTGAGCCGGCGTTCCGTGCCAAGCAGATGTCCACCCACTACTTCGGCCGGTTGGTACGCGATCCGGCACAGATGACCGATCTGCCGGCGGCGACCCGGGATCGGCTCGCCGGGGCGCTGCTGCCCACCCTGCTCCGACCGGTACGGGAGCTGGTCTGCGACGACGGCGCCACTCGTAAGGCGCTGTGGCGACTGCACGACGGTTCGATGGTCGAGAGCGTGCTGATGGGTTACCCGGACCGGGTGACCGTCTGCATCTCCAGCCAGGCCGGCTGTGGCATGGCCTGCCCGTTCTGTGCGACCGGCCAGGCCGGGTTGACCCGTAACCTGTCGACCGCCGAGATCGTGGACCAGGCCGTCTACCTCGCCGGAGTAGCCGCGTCCGGTGCGGTGGCCGGGTCTCCGTCCCGGTTGTCGCACGTCGTCTTCATGGGCATGGGCGAGCCGCTGGCCAACTATTCCCGGGTGATCGCGGCAATCCGGCGGCTCTGCGCGCCAGCCCCCGAGGGGCTCGGTCTCTCCCAGCGGCACATCACAGTCTCGACGGTGGGGCTGGTACCGGCGATGCGTCGACTGACCGCCGAGGATCTTTCGGTGACCTTGGCGCTCTCCCTGCACGCGCCCGACGACGAGCTGCGCGACGAGCTGGTCCCGGTCAACCAGCGGTGGAAGGTGACCGAGGTGCTGGACGCGGCGTGGGATTATGCCGCCCGTACCGGCCGCCGAGTGTCGATCGAATACGCGATGATCAGAGATGTGAACGACCAGCCGTGGCGGGCCGACCTGCTTGGTCGGTTGCTGGCCGGTCGGTTGGCCCACGTGAATCTCATTCCGCTCAACCCGACTCCGGGTAGCCGTTGGGACGCCAGCCCGAAGCCGGTCGAGCGGGAGTTCGTACGCCGACTGCGAGCGGCCGGGGTCTCCACCACGGTCCGGGACACCCGGGGCCGGGAGATCGACGGTGCGTGTGGGCAGTTGGCCGCTGCGGAGGGGGAGACGTGA
- a CDS encoding phosphatidate cytidylyltransferase encodes MSYPDPHGKAEPRGWPPPETPVRHWDDSDDEPPRRARHAGVAPDPYAADSSFDSGERSWDEDPPTLVQLRVETGGPTGAGGPGEWSGRPEESSSAYAEAGGDHDVAEPYPGADPVIASMPDPAEEAAPARRGPGRRRASRSRPPTRASRAGRNLPAAIAVGLTLGALVVAPLFLYKPAFLAVIGVAVAVGIWEMARAIRTSGANPPLVPLVGGGLLMVGLAWWAGPDALSLGLLVTVLSALVWRLGDGPAGFQRDLTASALIAVYVPFLAGFAALLAEPADGDLRVLVTLVAVVLSDTGGYVAGVLYGKHPMAPTVSPKKSWEGFAGSVTATALGSALLLWLLLDVAPWWGAVFGLAVSGAAVLGDLGESMIKRDLGVKDMSNLLPGHGGLMDRLDSVLFAVPTAYLLLAIFAPAG; translated from the coding sequence ATGTCATATCCCGACCCCCACGGTAAGGCCGAGCCTCGTGGCTGGCCGCCCCCGGAGACCCCCGTCCGGCACTGGGACGACAGCGATGACGAGCCTCCGCGTCGGGCGCGGCACGCCGGTGTCGCGCCCGATCCCTATGCCGCCGACTCGTCTTTCGACTCGGGTGAACGCTCCTGGGACGAGGACCCGCCCACCCTGGTCCAGCTCCGCGTCGAGACGGGTGGGCCGACCGGCGCGGGCGGACCGGGCGAGTGGTCCGGCCGACCCGAGGAGTCGTCTTCCGCGTACGCCGAGGCTGGCGGCGACCACGACGTAGCCGAGCCGTACCCGGGGGCCGACCCGGTCATTGCCTCCATGCCGGACCCAGCCGAAGAGGCCGCCCCGGCGCGACGGGGCCCCGGTCGACGTCGGGCCAGCCGCTCCAGGCCGCCCACCCGGGCCAGCCGGGCCGGCCGTAACCTGCCTGCGGCGATCGCCGTGGGGCTCACCCTCGGTGCGCTCGTCGTGGCACCGCTCTTCCTGTACAAGCCGGCCTTCCTCGCGGTGATCGGCGTCGCGGTCGCCGTCGGCATCTGGGAGATGGCTCGCGCGATCCGGACCAGCGGTGCCAATCCACCATTGGTGCCCCTGGTCGGGGGCGGACTGCTGATGGTCGGGTTGGCCTGGTGGGCCGGGCCGGACGCGTTGAGCCTCGGTCTCCTGGTCACGGTGCTGTCGGCACTGGTGTGGCGGCTCGGTGACGGACCAGCGGGTTTCCAGCGGGACCTGACCGCGAGCGCACTGATCGCGGTCTACGTGCCGTTCCTCGCAGGCTTCGCCGCGCTGCTGGCGGAGCCTGCGGATGGGGACCTGCGAGTGTTGGTCACCCTCGTCGCGGTTGTGCTCTCCGACACCGGCGGGTACGTCGCCGGAGTGCTCTACGGCAAGCACCCGATGGCACCGACGGTGAGCCCGAAGAAGTCCTGGGAGGGGTTCGCCGGATCGGTGACCGCGACCGCGCTGGGCAGCGCGTTGCTGCTGTGGCTTCTGCTCGACGTCGCACCCTGGTGGGGGGCGGTGTTCGGGCTGGCGGTCTCCGGCGCGGCGGTCCTCGGTGACCTGGGCGAGTCGATGATCAAGAGGGATCTTGGCGTCAAGGACATGAGTAATCTGCTGCCGGGACACGGTGGCCTGATGGATCGGCTGGACTCGGTGCTGTTCGCGGTACCGACCGCCTATCTGCTCCTGGCGATCTTCGCTCCGGCGGGCTGA
- the frr gene encoding ribosome recycling factor, producing MIDDTLLEAEEKMDRAIEHAKEEFAAIRTGRAHPAMFSKIVIDYYGTPTPLTQMASIGVPEPRMALIKPYDASQLGAMERAIRDSDLGVNPNNEGNQLRILLPQMTEERRRDMIKIARGKGEDAKVAIRNIRRKAKEELDRIVKDGEAGEDEGRRAEKELDDVTHRYVTNVDELVKHKEAELLEV from the coding sequence GTGATCGACGATACGCTCCTCGAAGCCGAGGAGAAGATGGACCGGGCGATCGAGCACGCCAAGGAAGAGTTCGCGGCGATCCGCACCGGCCGTGCCCACCCCGCGATGTTCTCGAAGATCGTAATCGACTACTACGGCACGCCCACCCCGTTGACCCAGATGGCGTCGATTGGTGTTCCCGAGCCGCGGATGGCGCTCATCAAGCCGTACGACGCGTCGCAGCTGGGCGCGATGGAGCGGGCGATCCGCGATTCCGACCTCGGGGTAAACCCCAACAACGAGGGCAACCAGCTCCGTATCCTGTTGCCGCAGATGACCGAGGAGCGGCGGCGGGACATGATCAAGATTGCCCGGGGCAAGGGTGAGGACGCAAAGGTGGCGATCCGCAACATCCGGCGGAAGGCCAAGGAGGAACTCGACCGGATCGTCAAGGACGGCGAGGCAGGCGAGGACGAGGGACGACGCGCCGAGAAGGAGTTGGACGACGTCACCCACAGGTACGTCACCAACGTGGACGAGCTGGTGAAGCACAAGGAAGCCGAGCTGCTCGAGGTCTGA
- the pyrH gene encoding UMP kinase, with translation MTQVVDGRPRAEEDPTAPPPGRARRVVLKLSGEVFGGGAIGVDPDVVQAIARQIATVVRRGIQVSVVVGGGNFFRGAELQKRGMDRARADYMGMLGTVMNCLALQDFLEKEGVETRVQSAITMAQVAEPYIPLRAIRHLEKGRVVIFGAGAGMPYFSTDTVAAQRALEIRADVVLMSKNGVDAVYTADPRTDPTASKLDTITFAEALRRGLRVADAAAFSLCMENGLPMLVFGAEGDDTIIRAVGGDRIGTLITA, from the coding sequence ATGACGCAGGTTGTTGATGGTCGGCCCCGGGCGGAAGAGGACCCCACCGCGCCCCCGCCCGGCCGGGCCCGACGCGTGGTCCTCAAGCTGTCCGGCGAGGTCTTCGGCGGTGGCGCCATCGGGGTGGACCCCGACGTGGTCCAGGCCATCGCGCGTCAGATCGCGACAGTCGTACGTCGAGGCATCCAGGTCTCCGTCGTTGTCGGTGGCGGCAACTTCTTCCGTGGTGCCGAGCTGCAGAAGCGCGGCATGGACCGGGCCCGGGCCGACTACATGGGCATGCTCGGTACCGTGATGAACTGCCTGGCCCTCCAGGACTTCCTGGAGAAGGAGGGCGTCGAGACGCGGGTGCAGAGTGCCATCACGATGGCCCAGGTCGCCGAGCCGTATATCCCACTGCGAGCCATCCGGCACCTGGAGAAGGGCCGCGTAGTGATCTTCGGTGCGGGGGCGGGGATGCCCTACTTCTCCACCGACACGGTCGCCGCCCAGCGGGCGCTGGAGATCCGCGCCGACGTGGTACTGATGAGCAAGAACGGGGTGGACGCGGTCTACACGGCCGATCCGCGGACCGACCCGACCGCGAGCAAGCTGGACACGATCACCTTCGCCGAGGCACTGCGCCGGGGCCTACGGGTCGCCGACGCGGCAGCCTTCAGCCTGTGCATGGAGAACGGCCTGCCGATGCTGGTCTTCGGTGCCGAGGGGGACGACACCATCATCCGCGCCGTCGGCGGCGACCGGATCGGGACGTTGATCACGGCGTGA
- the tsf gene encoding translation elongation factor Ts — MANFTAADVKKLRDLTGSGMMDCKKALTDAEGDFDKAVEILRVKGAKDVGKRAGRTTANGLVAHSGKALLELNCETDFVAKNDAFIALAQQLVEHGEQIGAADAEALLASTMADGRTVADLLQEQSAKIGEKLVLNRFGVLDGTVAVYLHRKSQDLPPQVGVLVAYTGKSDEAADADARAVAMQVAAMRPKYVTRDEVPADIVESERRIAEQTAREEGKPEAAMSKIIEGRVNAFFKDFVLIEQASVADNKKSVKQVLAEAGIDVTRFLRFEVGQA; from the coding sequence ATGGCCAACTTCACCGCCGCGGACGTCAAGAAGCTCCGGGACCTGACCGGTTCCGGAATGATGGACTGCAAGAAGGCGCTCACCGACGCCGAGGGCGACTTCGACAAGGCCGTAGAGATCCTGCGCGTCAAGGGCGCCAAGGACGTCGGCAAGCGGGCCGGCCGTACCACCGCCAACGGCCTGGTGGCCCACTCCGGCAAGGCGCTGCTCGAACTTAACTGCGAGACCGACTTCGTCGCCAAGAACGACGCGTTCATCGCGCTGGCCCAGCAGTTGGTCGAGCACGGTGAGCAGATCGGTGCCGCCGACGCCGAGGCGCTGCTCGCCTCGACGATGGCTGACGGCCGCACCGTGGCCGACCTCCTCCAGGAACAGTCCGCCAAGATCGGCGAGAAGCTGGTGTTGAACCGGTTCGGCGTGCTCGACGGCACCGTCGCGGTCTACCTGCACCGGAAGAGCCAGGACCTGCCCCCGCAGGTGGGCGTGCTGGTGGCGTACACCGGCAAGTCCGACGAGGCTGCCGACGCCGACGCGCGGGCCGTCGCGATGCAGGTCGCCGCGATGCGCCCGAAGTACGTGACCCGCGACGAGGTTCCGGCCGACATCGTGGAGTCCGAGCGGCGGATCGCCGAGCAGACCGCCCGCGAGGAGGGCAAGCCGGAAGCGGCTATGTCCAAGATCATCGAGGGCCGGGTCAACGCCTTCTTCAAGGACTTCGTTCTGATCGAGCAGGCGTCCGTGGCCGACAACAAGAAGTCGGTCAAGCAGGTGCTGGCCGAGGCCGGCATCGACGTGACCCGCTTCCTGCGGTTCGAGGTCGGGCAGGCCTGA